A window from Peptococcaceae bacterium encodes these proteins:
- the icd gene encoding isocitrate dehydrogenase (NADP(+)) — translation MGEKITVNNGKLNVPDRPVIVYIEGDGTGPDIWRATRRVVDAAVAKAYGGQKSIAWKEALAGEKAFRLTGDWLPPETLETIREYAVAIKGPLTTPVGEGFRSLNVALRQELDLYACVRPVRWIKGVPSPVVHPEWVDVVIFRENTEDVYAGIEWERDSAEAGKVRRFLNEEMNCGIPGDAGIGIKYMGQYASERIMRKAMRYALENNRRRVTVVHKGNIMKYTEGSFKNWCYGLAKREFGGVFVTEDELAAAGGRIPEGKILLNDRIADNMLQQLVTRSNEYEILVCPNLNGDYISDAAAALVGGLGMAPGGNISDSVALFEATHGTAPKYANQDKANPSSLILSAVMMLEHIGWKEAAARIEQALEKTIQERKVTYDLARQMKETRELTTSEFARAVIENM, via the coding sequence ATGGGAGAGAAAATAACGGTAAACAACGGTAAACTGAATGTCCCCGACCGCCCGGTGATCGTCTATATCGAAGGCGACGGCACAGGCCCCGACATCTGGCGGGCCACCCGCCGGGTGGTGGACGCCGCCGTGGCCAAGGCTTACGGCGGCCAAAAGAGCATCGCCTGGAAGGAAGCGCTGGCCGGCGAAAAAGCCTTCCGCCTGACGGGAGACTGGCTCCCGCCGGAAACCCTGGAAACCATCCGGGAATATGCCGTGGCCATCAAGGGTCCCCTCACCACTCCGGTGGGGGAAGGTTTTCGCAGCCTGAACGTGGCCCTGCGGCAGGAGCTGGACCTGTACGCCTGCGTCAGGCCGGTCAGGTGGATCAAAGGCGTTCCCTCGCCGGTCGTGCACCCGGAGTGGGTCGATGTGGTGATCTTCCGCGAGAACACCGAGGACGTCTACGCGGGCATCGAATGGGAAAGAGACAGCGCAGAGGCCGGCAAAGTCCGCCGTTTTCTCAACGAGGAAATGAACTGCGGCATTCCCGGCGATGCCGGCATCGGCATCAAATACATGGGGCAATACGCCTCTGAGCGGATCATGCGCAAGGCGATGCGGTACGCCCTGGAGAACAACCGCCGGCGGGTGACGGTGGTCCATAAAGGCAACATCATGAAGTACACCGAGGGTTCCTTCAAGAACTGGTGCTACGGACTGGCCAAACGGGAATTCGGCGGGGTCTTCGTCACCGAGGACGAGCTGGCGGCGGCCGGTGGCCGGATCCCGGAAGGCAAGATACTGCTCAACGACAGGATTGCCGACAACATGCTCCAGCAGCTCGTCACCCGGAGCAATGAATACGAAATCCTGGTTTGCCCAAATTTGAACGGGGATTATATCTCCGACGCCGCGGCGGCGCTGGTCGGAGGCTTGGGCATGGCCCCGGGCGGGAACATTTCCGATTCCGTGGCCCTGTTTGAAGCCACCCACGGCACCGCTCCCAAGTACGCCAACCAGGACAAGGCGAACCCCAGCTCGCTGATCCTTTCGGCGGTCATGATGCTGGAGCACATCGGCTGGAAAGAGGCTGCCGCCAGGATCGAGCAGGCCCTGGAAAAGACGATCCAGGAAAGGAAGGTCACCTACGACCTGGCCAGGCAGATGAAAGAGACCAGGGAACTGACCACCTCGGAATTCGCCCGGGCTGTTATTGAAAACATGTGA
- a CDS encoding xanthine dehydrogenase family protein molybdopterin-binding subunit: MKYIGKDVPRVDAVKKVTGSLRFAVDEGVNGMLHCKILRSKVARAVDLKIDTGPAREVPGVYAVLAGEDLPQPVPRFGPVLADFPLLADKEIKFHGQPLAVVLAEDEDVCAAALRLIRVECRELPAVTSIEEALKPGAPLVNAGSNVFSEYNYGWGDVEGSRSECACELENEYTFPMVHHFALERYSCLAIPLVDGGVEIRTPIQNPFILRRVVAACLGLEYSKVRVVATDIGGGFGGKGYAKIEPLAAYLALRTGRPVKILLSTEEGFFAARRLSSRVRLRTGFDRDGKIIYQDILADYAMGAFVDAAPRIVAKASFLACGPYRTPHARIRARAIYTNTTPATAFRGFGMPQLTWALESQMNEAAARLGIDPLRLRFINLPRKGEVLIPGDTPVDGDWHEGLARAAELIGWDKKEEEKKEKNTGLGIAIGIKNPIPSSVSHALVKLHSDGSATVAVGTTEMGQGARTVMAQFAAETLGIPLERVHVVMGDTLAAPFDLSTAASRSSITMGHAVVRACRDILEQVKEMAAGLASQKPEAVVIEEGVVKAGEVKMTYAELLAACYGPAMGEVVGRGIYQGKKAPGHPLGGLTDFWEVVFCAAKVRVDRETGKVSVLKLVNVSDIGKAVNPLQAKGQEEGGAVMGIGHTLMEQMVYDEHHLLVNGSALDYRIPTALDIPEEIKCAFVENQDGPGPFGLKGIGESGCFATAPAVAGAVYEAAGALIRNLPITAERIWREIKER; the protein is encoded by the coding sequence ATGAAATACATTGGCAAAGACGTGCCGCGGGTGGACGCGGTAAAAAAGGTCACCGGCAGCTTGAGGTTTGCCGTGGACGAAGGAGTAAACGGGATGCTGCACTGCAAGATCCTGCGCTCTAAGGTTGCCAGGGCCGTGGATTTGAAAATAGACACTGGTCCGGCCCGCGAGGTCCCGGGCGTCTACGCGGTGCTGGCCGGGGAAGACCTGCCGCAGCCGGTCCCGCGTTTCGGCCCGGTTTTGGCCGACTTCCCGCTGCTGGCGGACAAGGAGATTAAGTTCCACGGCCAGCCGCTGGCAGTGGTCCTGGCGGAGGACGAAGATGTTTGCGCGGCCGCGCTCCGGCTGATCAGGGTGGAATGCCGGGAACTGCCCGCCGTGACAAGCATCGAAGAAGCTTTGAAACCAGGGGCTCCCCTGGTTAACGCCGGGTCCAATGTCTTCAGCGAGTACAATTACGGCTGGGGCGACGTGGAGGGCAGCAGGAGCGAGTGCGCCTGCGAGCTTGAAAACGAGTACACCTTTCCCATGGTCCACCATTTTGCTCTGGAACGGTACTCGTGCCTGGCAATCCCTCTGGTCGACGGCGGCGTGGAAATAAGGACGCCCATCCAGAACCCCTTTATCCTGCGCCGGGTTGTCGCCGCCTGCCTGGGCCTGGAATACTCCAAGGTTCGGGTTGTGGCCACTGATATTGGCGGCGGGTTCGGCGGGAAAGGCTACGCCAAAATAGAACCGCTGGCGGCCTACCTGGCCCTGCGGACCGGCAGGCCCGTAAAGATCCTGCTTTCCACCGAAGAAGGCTTCTTCGCGGCGCGCCGCCTTTCTTCCCGCGTCAGGCTGAGGACGGGTTTTGACCGGGATGGGAAGATCATCTACCAGGACATCCTCGCCGATTACGCGATGGGGGCTTTCGTTGACGCGGCTCCCCGCATCGTCGCCAAGGCCTCCTTCCTGGCCTGCGGTCCTTACCGGACTCCTCATGCCCGCATCAGGGCAAGGGCCATCTACACCAACACCACGCCGGCCACGGCCTTCAGGGGATTCGGCATGCCCCAGCTGACCTGGGCCCTGGAGTCGCAAATGAACGAAGCGGCCGCCAGGCTGGGTATTGATCCTCTCCGGCTCAGGTTTATTAACCTGCCGCGCAAGGGCGAGGTCCTGATCCCCGGGGACACGCCGGTGGACGGGGACTGGCACGAAGGGCTGGCCAGGGCGGCCGAACTGATCGGTTGGGACAAGAAAGAGGAAGAGAAAAAGGAAAAAAACACGGGGCTGGGGATTGCCATCGGGATTAAAAACCCCATCCCGTCGAGTGTGTCCCACGCGCTTGTCAAGCTGCACTCCGACGGCAGCGCCACGGTGGCCGTGGGCACAACGGAGATGGGCCAGGGTGCAAGGACGGTGATGGCCCAGTTTGCCGCGGAAACCCTGGGCATCCCCCTGGAACGTGTCCATGTGGTGATGGGGGATACCCTGGCCGCTCCTTTTGACCTCTCGACAGCCGCCAGCAGGTCTTCCATCACCATGGGCCATGCCGTGGTAAGGGCCTGCCGGGACATCCTGGAACAGGTGAAGGAAATGGCGGCCGGGCTCGCTTCCCAAAAACCGGAAGCCGTGGTGATCGAAGAGGGAGTGGTGAAGGCCGGCGAGGTGAAGATGACTTACGCCGAACTCCTGGCCGCCTGTTACGGGCCGGCCATGGGAGAAGTGGTCGGCCGGGGGATTTACCAGGGCAAAAAGGCGCCCGGGCACCCGCTCGGCGGGCTGACCGATTTCTGGGAAGTCGTGTTCTGCGCGGCAAAAGTCAGGGTGGACAGGGAAACCGGCAAGGTCTCCGTCCTCAAACTGGTCAATGTCAGCGACATCGGAAAAGCGGTCAACCCCCTCCAGGCCAAAGGGCAGGAAGAAGGCGGGGCCGTCATGGGGATAGGGCACACCCTGATGGAACAGATGGTCTACGATGAACACCATTTGCTGGTCAACGGGAGCGCCCTGGATTACAGGATCCCGACCGCCCTGGACATACCGGAGGAGATCAAGTGCGCGTTCGTTGAAAACCAGGACGGGCCCGGTCCTTTCGGTCTCAAGGGAATAGGCGAAAGCGGCTGTTTCGCCACCGCCCCGGCCGTTGCCGGCGCGGTGTACGAAGCCGCAGGCGCCTTGATCCGGAACCTGCCGATTACCGCCGAACGCATCTGGAGAGAAATAAAAGAAAGGTAA
- a CDS encoding histidine kinase, which produces MGKLSLEKIISETLQAIEKGKSQIYDIAENTRSESERVKKELQEIQGQIMLTIDQVDNLERVEKAARIRLMEVSRHFDRYSEEEVREAYERARNLQVELALLRERESQLKLRRNELERSLRKLVSTLEKAEGLMTQVGVVLDYLGGNLKVINNELEVVNQRRLLAPRIIQAQEEERKRVAREIHDGPAQSMANVVLRTEVCEKLMETDLAAARKELRELRETVKGSLQDVRRIIFDLRPMTLDDLGLLPALGRYLETLKERHQINIETKFSGQQKRLSSTIEVAVYRVVQEAVQNSIKHAHSSKIVVKLEMEPQSVIVSIKDDGIGFQAEGYLESPRADSYGLLGMKERLDILGGQLSIKSIPGTGTEILAILPLD; this is translated from the coding sequence ATGGGAAAACTTAGCCTGGAAAAGATCATCTCCGAAACGCTGCAGGCGATTGAAAAGGGCAAAAGCCAGATCTACGACATCGCCGAGAACACGCGCAGCGAAAGCGAGAGGGTAAAAAAAGAACTGCAGGAAATCCAGGGCCAGATCATGCTGACTATCGACCAGGTGGATAACCTGGAGCGGGTTGAAAAGGCGGCCCGTATCCGCCTGATGGAGGTCAGCCGCCATTTTGACAGGTACTCGGAAGAGGAGGTCAGGGAGGCTTACGAAAGGGCTCGCAACCTCCAGGTGGAGCTTGCCTTGCTGCGGGAACGGGAAAGCCAGCTCAAACTGCGGCGCAATGAACTGGAAAGGAGCCTGCGAAAACTCGTCAGCACGCTTGAAAAGGCCGAGGGACTGATGACCCAGGTCGGCGTGGTCCTTGACTACCTTGGAGGAAACCTGAAGGTGATTAATAACGAACTGGAGGTAGTTAACCAGAGAAGGCTCCTGGCTCCCCGGATCATTCAGGCCCAGGAAGAGGAGCGAAAAAGGGTGGCCCGTGAAATCCATGACGGGCCGGCCCAGTCCATGGCCAACGTAGTGCTGCGGACGGAGGTGTGCGAGAAACTGATGGAAACGGACCTGGCCGCGGCCAGGAAGGAGCTGCGGGAACTGCGGGAGACGGTAAAGGGAAGCCTGCAGGACGTTCGCCGCATCATTTTCGACCTGCGGCCGATGACCCTGGACGACCTCGGCCTTTTGCCGGCACTGGGCCGTTACCTGGAGACATTGAAGGAAAGACACCAGATAAACATAGAAACCAAATTCAGCGGCCAGCAGAAGCGGCTCAGTTCAACCATTGAAGTGGCTGTTTACCGGGTTGTGCAGGAGGCAGTTCAGAATTCAATAAAACATGCCCACTCTTCGAAGATAGTGGTAAAATTAGAAATGGAGCCGCAAAGCGTTATTGTCTCCATTAAGGACGATGGAATCGGCTTTCAGGCCGAGGGCTACCTGGAGTCGCCCAGGGCCGACAGCTACGGCCTGCTGGGAATGAAGGAAAGGCTGGATATCCTGGGGGGACAGCTGTCCATAAAGTCGATCCCCGGTACGGGAACTGAAATACTGGCCATTCTCCCGTTAGACTAA
- a CDS encoding aconitate hydratase — protein sequence MGLNLTQKIIKAHLVEGEMKAGREIAIKIDQTLTQDATGTMAYLQFEAIGIPRVKTELSVSYVDHNTLQAGFENADDHKFLQTVAAKYGIHYSRAGNGICHQVHLERFGKPGKTLLGSDSHTPTGGGLGMLAIGAGGLDVALAMAGQPFYLTMPEVINVRLTGRLAPWVSAKDIILELLRRLTVKGGVGKVFEYGGPGVAELTVPERATITNMGAELGATTSIFPSDAQTQKFLKVQQRAADFVELLPDPDAAYDGTIEIDLSLLEPLAAKPHSPDNVAAVRELEGQKIDQVFIGSCTNSSYADLVRVARILKGKTVHPDVSLCIAPGSRQVFYMLAKEGVLASLIASGARILESACGPCIGVGQAPASGAVSLRTSNRNFEGRSGTADARVYLAGAETCAVAALTGCLTDPRKMGDPPGKTMPEEFTVDDSMIIEPPRNGSAVEVVRGPNIKPLPDFDPLPGKISAAVVLKVGDNITTDHIMPAGAQILSLRSNIPAISRYVFSRVDPAFYQRVVEEKGGIIVGGHNYGQGSSREHAALAPRYLGIKAVLARSFARIHLQNLINFGILPLTFADEGDYEAVNQGDRLELDNLLEAVRRNEITARNLTRGASFRLKHSLTPRQVEIVTAGGLLKYAGLNLKK from the coding sequence ATGGGTTTGAACCTCACGCAGAAAATAATCAAAGCGCACCTGGTCGAAGGAGAGATGAAGGCGGGCCGGGAAATAGCGATAAAAATCGACCAGACGCTTACCCAGGACGCGACCGGCACGATGGCCTACCTGCAGTTTGAAGCCATCGGCATCCCGCGGGTCAAGACCGAACTGTCCGTGAGCTACGTGGACCATAACACGCTGCAGGCCGGCTTTGAGAACGCCGATGACCATAAATTCCTGCAAACCGTGGCCGCGAAGTACGGGATACATTACTCGCGGGCCGGGAACGGCATCTGTCACCAGGTGCACCTTGAAAGGTTCGGCAAGCCCGGCAAAACCCTGCTGGGTTCGGACAGCCATACCCCGACCGGCGGGGGTTTGGGCATGCTGGCCATCGGGGCGGGCGGCCTGGACGTGGCCCTGGCCATGGCCGGCCAGCCGTTTTACCTGACCATGCCGGAGGTCATAAACGTTCGGCTTACAGGCAGGCTTGCTCCCTGGGTTTCGGCCAAGGACATCATCCTGGAGCTCCTGCGCAGGCTGACGGTAAAAGGTGGGGTGGGCAAGGTTTTTGAATACGGCGGCCCGGGTGTGGCTGAGCTGACGGTCCCGGAGCGGGCCACAATCACCAATATGGGGGCCGAGTTGGGAGCGACGACCTCCATCTTTCCGAGCGACGCCCAGACCCAAAAATTCTTGAAAGTGCAGCAAAGGGCGGCGGATTTTGTAGAATTGCTGCCCGATCCTGATGCCGCATACGACGGGACCATCGAGATCGACCTGTCCCTGCTGGAGCCGCTGGCGGCGAAACCCCACAGCCCCGACAACGTGGCGGCGGTGAGGGAACTGGAAGGGCAGAAAATCGACCAGGTATTTATCGGCAGCTGTACCAATTCTTCCTACGCCGACCTGGTCAGGGTTGCCCGCATCCTGAAAGGGAAAACGGTGCACCCGGATGTAAGCCTCTGCATAGCGCCCGGCTCGCGGCAGGTTTTTTACATGCTGGCCAAGGAGGGGGTCCTGGCTTCGCTTATCGCCAGCGGCGCCAGGATCCTGGAATCGGCCTGCGGCCCCTGCATCGGCGTCGGGCAGGCTCCCGCTTCCGGGGCCGTCTCTTTGAGGACATCAAACAGGAACTTTGAAGGCCGCAGCGGCACAGCGGACGCCAGGGTTTACCTGGCCGGGGCCGAAACCTGCGCGGTGGCGGCCCTGACCGGCTGCCTCACCGACCCCAGGAAAATGGGCGACCCGCCGGGTAAAACCATGCCTGAAGAATTTACAGTCGACGACAGCATGATCATCGAGCCGCCCAGGAACGGGAGCGCGGTAGAAGTTGTCAGGGGCCCGAACATAAAGCCGCTGCCGGATTTTGACCCCCTGCCCGGTAAGATTTCGGCAGCGGTGGTGCTGAAGGTGGGAGACAACATCACCACCGACCACATCATGCCCGCCGGCGCCCAGATACTCTCGCTCAGGTCAAATATCCCCGCGATCTCCAGGTACGTTTTCAGCCGGGTCGACCCCGCGTTTTACCAGCGCGTGGTCGAAGAAAAGGGCGGGATAATCGTCGGCGGCCACAACTACGGGCAGGGTTCCAGCCGGGAACACGCGGCCCTGGCTCCCAGGTACCTGGGCATAAAAGCCGTGCTTGCCAGGTCTTTTGCCCGCATCCACCTGCAGAATTTGATTAACTTCGGCATACTGCCGCTGACTTTTGCGGATGAAGGCGACTACGAAGCCGTAAACCAGGGGGACAGGCTGGAACTCGACAACCTTTTGGAGGCGGTGCGGCGAAACGAAATAACGGCCAGGAACCTGACGCGGGGCGCTTCCTTCAGGCTGAAGCATTCCCTTACGCCCAGGCAGGTGGAGATTGTAACGGCTGGCGGGCTGTTGAAATATGCCGGCTTAAACTTGAAAAAGTGA
- a CDS encoding xanthine dehydrogenase family protein subunit M, producing MSKFKYLQVESLPEAFSILDEYGKSAALLAGGTDLLINIKEGKIMPRAVIPLKRIRALAGRITPENEGLTIGALATLSEVAANETVRARYTALAEAAGKIGSRQVRNWATIGGNICNASPAADTVPALLLFDAEINITGKRGQRAVPAAAFFLGPGKTDLREGEIVESIFLPAPPPECGSCYLKLGRREGVDLAIVGAAALVSRAGEVRIAVGAAGPTAFRATGAEKLLAGRAGSAEALEKALPEVSGQARPITDIRASREYRLAMVEVLTRRALETAGDRLKQKE from the coding sequence GTGAGCAAATTCAAATACCTGCAGGTTGAAAGCCTGCCTGAGGCGTTTTCCATCCTCGACGAGTACGGGAAGTCGGCCGCTCTGCTGGCGGGCGGGACGGACCTGCTGATCAACATCAAAGAGGGTAAGATTATGCCGCGGGCCGTTATCCCTCTGAAGAGGATCAGGGCCCTGGCAGGCAGAATCACTCCTGAGAATGAAGGGCTGACCATCGGCGCGCTGGCAACTTTGAGCGAGGTGGCGGCGAACGAGACGGTCAGGGCCCGTTACACGGCTCTGGCCGAGGCGGCAGGCAAGATCGGCTCCAGGCAGGTCAGGAACTGGGCGACGATCGGCGGCAACATCTGCAACGCCTCGCCGGCTGCCGACACGGTACCCGCCCTTTTACTATTCGACGCGGAGATAAATATAACCGGGAAGCGCGGCCAACGCGCGGTACCCGCTGCTGCTTTCTTCCTGGGTCCCGGCAAAACCGACCTTAGAGAAGGCGAGATCGTTGAGTCGATCTTCCTGCCGGCCCCACCGCCGGAGTGCGGTTCTTGCTACCTGAAGCTCGGCCGGCGGGAAGGCGTTGACCTGGCCATTGTGGGGGCCGCCGCCCTGGTAAGCAGGGCGGGAGAGGTGCGGATAGCCGTCGGCGCCGCCGGCCCCACCGCTTTCAGGGCGACCGGAGCGGAAAAGCTGCTGGCCGGGAGGGCCGGCAGCGCGGAAGCCCTGGAAAAGGCCTTGCCGGAAGTTTCCGGCCAGGCACGGCCGATCACGGACATACGCGCGAGCAGGGAATACCGCCTGGCCATGGTTGAAGTCTTGACCAGGCGGGCCCTGGAAACAGCCGGGGACAGGCTCAAACAAAAGGAGTGA
- a CDS encoding 3-methylitaconate isomerase: MLKGIPCMIMRGGTSKGLFFAEKDLPPPGPERDRMLLRVMGSPDGRQIDGLGGAASVTSKVAIIAPSAAENADVNYTFAQVAVDKAVVDYKGNCGNISSAVGPYAIEAGLVTISEPRTVVRILNTNTNKIIHAEVQVRSGQVLYEGEYRIDGVPGSAAPVKLTFFDPAGSVTGKLLPTGNAVDVLRVPGSGEIEVSIVDAANPLVFARVEDAGLTGLELPAEIDSSEEILRRMEAIRAAAAVKLGFVANAEEAALKSPAVPKMTLVTRAKAYVTTEGRLVKEEEIDLVGRMMSMQKAHRTYALTGALCTAAAAAVEGTLVQGLVSLRLDETSLRIGHPGGVIEAGVETERHPGGTRLISVSAYRTARLLMKGTAYYL; encoded by the coding sequence TTGTTGAAGGGTATTCCCTGCATGATCATGCGCGGGGGAACAAGCAAGGGTCTTTTTTTCGCCGAGAAGGACCTGCCCCCGCCCGGCCCGGAGAGGGACCGGATGCTTTTGCGGGTGATGGGCAGCCCGGACGGCAGGCAGATTGACGGCCTGGGCGGCGCCGCGTCTGTCACCAGCAAGGTCGCAATCATCGCTCCTTCCGCGGCGGAAAACGCCGACGTAAACTACACGTTTGCCCAGGTGGCGGTGGACAAGGCGGTGGTCGATTACAAGGGCAACTGCGGCAATATCTCTTCGGCAGTCGGGCCTTACGCCATTGAGGCCGGTCTGGTAACGATCAGCGAACCGCGCACCGTGGTGAGGATCCTGAACACCAACACCAACAAGATCATCCATGCCGAAGTCCAGGTCAGAAGCGGGCAGGTTCTCTACGAGGGGGAATACAGGATCGACGGGGTGCCGGGAAGCGCGGCTCCCGTCAAACTCACGTTCTTTGACCCGGCCGGGTCCGTGACGGGTAAACTCCTGCCCACCGGAAACGCCGTTGACGTGCTCCGGGTGCCTGGAAGCGGGGAGATCGAGGTTTCCATAGTCGACGCGGCCAACCCGCTCGTCTTCGCCAGGGTGGAGGACGCCGGGCTTACTGGGTTGGAGCTTCCCGCGGAAATAGACTCATCGGAGGAAATCTTGCGGCGGATGGAGGCGATCCGGGCGGCTGCGGCCGTAAAGCTGGGCTTTGTCGCCAACGCGGAGGAAGCGGCCTTAAAATCGCCCGCCGTGCCGAAGATGACCCTGGTGACCCGGGCGAAGGCTTACGTCACCACGGAAGGGCGCCTGGTAAAGGAAGAGGAGATTGACCTCGTGGGGCGGATGATGTCCATGCAAAAAGCCCACAGGACCTACGCCCTGACGGGCGCGTTGTGCACCGCAGCGGCGGCGGCGGTCGAAGGGACGCTGGTTCAGGGACTGGTCTCCTTGCGCCTTGATGAGACGAGCCTCAGGATAGGGCACCCCGGCGGGGTCATCGAAGCGGGCGTGGAAACGGAGCGGCACCCGGGCGGGACGCGGCTGATTAGCGTGAGCGCTTACAGGACGGCGAGGCTGCTTATGAAGGGGACCGCTTATTACCTATAA
- a CDS encoding oxaloacetate decarboxylase subunit alpha yields MAQQRRKIGITDTTWRDAHQSLLATRMKTEHMLPIAAKMDEVGFHSMEVWGGATFDSCMRFLNEDPWERLDKIRKALKKTKIQMLLRGQNLVGYKHYADDVVEEFVKKAFAHGIDIFRIFDAMNDVRNLQKAMEVAKKEGASVQATMCYTISPVHDLGYFMKMARSLVDMGADSFCIKDMAGILKPYPAAELVAELKKEFPEIPVQVHTHYTSGMASMMYLKAIESGADVIDTAISTMALGTSQPPTETMVATLAGTPYDTGLNLEALSEIADYFKDVRKEYKEFDVYKAGVDTNVLLYQIPGGMLSNFITQLQQQNAINKLPEVLAEVPRVREDLGYPPLVTPTSQIVGTQAVMNVLLGRYKMVTNEVRAYVKGLYGATPAPVNEEVRKLIIKDEEPITGRPADYIEPQLEQAGREIGIYLQKEEDVLSYALFPQVARQFLEERYAAKTNVDYNLARENEASTGAKVYPL; encoded by the coding sequence ATGGCCCAACAAAGAAGGAAAATAGGCATCACCGACACCACCTGGCGCGATGCCCACCAGTCCCTGCTGGCTACCCGGATGAAGACTGAACACATGCTGCCCATTGCCGCTAAAATGGACGAAGTCGGCTTTCATTCCATGGAGGTATGGGGCGGCGCCACCTTTGACAGCTGCATGCGCTTTCTAAACGAAGACCCCTGGGAACGCCTGGATAAGATCAGGAAGGCCCTTAAAAAAACAAAAATCCAGATGCTGCTGCGCGGCCAAAACCTTGTCGGCTACAAGCACTATGCCGACGACGTGGTCGAAGAATTTGTCAAAAAGGCTTTCGCCCACGGGATCGACATTTTCAGGATTTTTGACGCGATGAACGATGTCCGGAATTTGCAAAAAGCCATGGAAGTGGCCAAAAAAGAGGGAGCCAGCGTGCAGGCCACCATGTGCTACACGATAAGCCCGGTCCACGACCTCGGTTATTTCATGAAAATGGCCCGCAGCCTGGTGGATATGGGGGCGGACTCTTTTTGCATCAAGGACATGGCCGGCATCCTGAAACCTTACCCGGCGGCTGAACTCGTTGCCGAACTAAAGAAGGAGTTCCCTGAAATCCCCGTGCAGGTGCATACCCACTACACGAGCGGGATGGCTTCCATGATGTACCTCAAGGCCATCGAGAGCGGCGCCGATGTCATCGACACGGCCATTTCCACCATGGCCCTGGGCACCTCGCAGCCGCCGACCGAAACGATGGTGGCGACGCTGGCCGGCACGCCGTACGACACGGGCCTGAACCTGGAAGCGCTGAGCGAGATAGCCGATTACTTCAAGGACGTGCGCAAGGAATACAAGGAATTCGACGTGTACAAGGCCGGGGTGGATACCAATGTCCTCCTCTACCAGATACCGGGCGGGATGCTGTCCAACTTCATCACCCAGCTGCAGCAGCAAAACGCCATCAACAAGCTGCCCGAGGTGCTGGCCGAAGTGCCGCGGGTGCGCGAGGACCTGGGCTACCCGCCGCTTGTCACCCCGACCAGCCAGATAGTGGGGACCCAGGCCGTCATGAACGTGCTGCTGGGGCGTTACAAGATGGTGACGAACGAGGTGCGCGCGTATGTGAAAGGCTTGTACGGGGCGACGCCCGCGCCGGTCAACGAAGAAGTGAGAAAACTTATCATCAAGGACGAAGAACCCATCACCGGCCGCCCAGCCGACTACATAGAACCGCAGCTGGAACAGGCCGGGCGCGAGATCGGCATCTACTTGCAGAAGGAAGAGGACGTCCTCTCGTACGCGCTTTTCCCGCAGGTCGCCAGGCAGTTCTTGGAAGAGCGTTACGCCGCGAAAACCAATGTGGACTACAACCTGGCCCGCGAGAACGAAGCCAGCACGGGGGCCAAGGTCTATCCCCTGTAG
- a CDS encoding (2Fe-2S)-binding protein: MESTKVMVEFTLNGKAQKVAVKPTHTLLKVLRDTFGFKGTKASCEKGECGACTVLLDGRAVNSCLVLAPEVDGRSVVTIEDLNKDNKLDPIQEAFLEEGAVQCGFCTPGMIMAAKALLDENPDPEEREIKEALAGNLCRCTGYTRIIGAVSKAAQKRKGAGAGER; encoded by the coding sequence ATGGAGAGCACAAAAGTAATGGTGGAATTCACCCTGAACGGGAAAGCGCAAAAAGTGGCCGTCAAGCCCACGCACACCCTGCTGAAGGTTCTGCGCGACACTTTCGGCTTCAAAGGCACCAAGGCGAGCTGCGAAAAAGGGGAGTGCGGCGCGTGCACCGTGCTTTTGGACGGCAGGGCGGTCAATTCATGCCTGGTCCTGGCGCCGGAAGTTGACGGCCGCAGCGTGGTGACTATCGAGGATTTGAATAAAGATAATAAACTGGACCCCATCCAGGAAGCCTTCCTGGAGGAAGGAGCGGTGCAGTGCGGGTTCTGCACCCCGGGGATGATCATGGCGGCAAAGGCCCTGCTGGATGAAAACCCGGACCCGGAGGAAAGAGAAATAAAAGAGGCCCTGGCCGGCAACCTCTGCCGCTGCACGGGCTACACCAGGATAATCGGCGCTGTTTCCAAGGCGGCCCAGAAAAGAAAAGGAGCCGGCGCCGGCGAGCGATAA